Proteins from a single region of Struthio camelus isolate bStrCam1 chromosome W, bStrCam1.hap1, whole genome shotgun sequence:
- the LOC104146883 gene encoding E3 ubiquitin-protein ligase TRIM23 isoform X1, with product MRPAPRPRRPPSCRSPRCSALPKMAALGVNRVGAGAGLDASRGLSGSSSRGPAGAAVKVLECGVCEDVFSLQGDKVPRLLLCGHTVCHDCLTRLPLHGRAVRCPFDRQVTELGDSGVWGLKKNFALLELLERLQNGSAGQCGTTEEAIGLSGECIIRCDEDEAHVASVYCTVCATHLCADCSQLTHSTKTLAKHRRVPLADKPHEKTMCSQHQVHAIEFVCLEEGCQASPLMCCVCKEYGKHQGHKHAVLEPEANQIRASILDMAHCIRTFTEEISDYSRKLVGIVQQIEGGEQIVEDGVGMAHTEHVPGTAENARSCVRAYFSDLHETLCRQEEMALSVVDAHVREKLIWLRQQQEDMTILLSQVSTACLHCEKTLQQDDCRVVLAKQEITRLLETLQKQQQQFTELADHIQLDASIPVTFTKDNRVHIGPKMEIRVVTLGLDGAGKTTILFKLKQDEFMQPIPTIGFNVETVEYKNLKFTIWDVGGKHKLRPLWKHYYLNTQAVVFVVDSSHRDRVSEAHSELAKLLTEKELRDALLLIFANKQDVAGALSVEEITELLSLHKLCCGRSWYIQGCDARSGTGLYEGLDWLSRQLVAAGVLDVA from the exons AtgcgccctgccccgcgcccccgccggcccccttcCTGCCGGTCGCCGCGCTGCTCCGCCCTGCCCAAGATGGCGGCCCTGGGTGTCAACAGGGTTGGGGCCGGTGCGGGGCTGGACGCCAGCCGGGGGctcagcggcagcagcagccgcggGCCGGCAGGCGCTGCCGTGAAG GTTCTTGAGTGTGGAGTCTGTGAAGATGTATTTTCTTTGCAAGGTGACAAAGTTCCCCGGCTGCTTTTGTGTGGCCATACTGTCTGCCATGACTGTCTTACCCGGCTTCCCCTTCATGGCAGAGCAGTTCGTTGTCCTTTTGATCGACAAGTTACTGAACTAG GAGATTCTGGTGTCTGGGGCTTGAAGAAGAATTTTGCTTTGTTGGAACTGCTGGAACGACTGCAGAATGGATCTGCTGGGCAGTGTGGGACGACAGAAGAAGCTATTGGCCTATCTGGAGAG tGTATCATTCGCTGCGATGAAGATGAAGCCCATGTTGCCTCAGTTTATTGCACTGTCTGTGCCACTCACCTGTGTGCAGACTGTTCCCAGCTTACTCATTCTACAAAGACACTAGCGAAACACAGGCGTGTACCCCTTGCTGATAAGCCTCATGAGAAGACCATGTGCTcccagcaccaagtgcatgctattgagtttgtttgtttagaaGAGGGCTGTCAGGCCAGTCCACTCATGTGTTGTGTCTGTAAAGAATATGGGAAGCATCAAGGTCATAAG CATGCCGTCTTGGAACCAGAAGCAAACCAGATTCGTGCATCTATTTTAGACATGGCCCACTGTATAAGAACCTTCACAGAAGAAATTTCAGATTATTCCAGAAAATTAGTTGGAATTGTTCAGCAAATAGAAGGAGGAGAACAAATAGTTGAAGATGGAGTTGGAATGGCCCATACAGAAcat GTACCAGGGACTGCAGAGAATGCTCGCTCATGTGTCCGAGCCTATTTTTCTGATCTTCACGAAACCCTTTGTCGTCAGGAGGAAATGGCTCTTAGTGTTGTTGACGCTCATGTGAGAGAGAAGTTGATTTGGCTTAGACAACAGCAAGAAGACATGACAATCCTGTTGTCACAGGTTTCAACAGCTTGCCTTCATTGTGAAAAGACCTTACAGCAG gATGACTGCAGAGTAGTGTTGGCCAAACAGGAAATTACAAGACTACTGGAGACAttacaaaaacagcagcagcaatttaCAGAACTTGCAGATCACATACAGCTGGATGCTAGCATACCTGTCACTTTTACAAAG GACAACAGAGTACACATTGGACCAAAAATGGAGATTCGGGTTGTCACTTTAGGATTGGATGGAGCTGGCAAAACAACTATTTTGTTCAAGTTAAAGCAAGATGAATTCATGCAGCCGATTCCAACAATAG gttttaaCGTTGAAACAGTAGAATATAAGAATCTGAAGTTTACTATTTGGGATGTAGGAGGGAAGCACAAGTTGAGGCCCTTGTGGAAGCATTATTACCTCAATACACAAG cGGTGGTGTTCGTTGTTGATAGCAGTCATAGAGACAGGGTCAGCGAAGCACACAGCGAACTTGCAAAATTATTAACAGAGAAGGAATTGCGGGATGCCTTGCTGTTGATCTTTGCCAATAAGCAG GATGTAGCAGGTGCGCTTTCAGTGGAAGAAATTACAGAACTGCTGAGTCTCCACAAACTCTGCTGTGGCCGGAGCTGGTACATTCAGGGTTGTGATGCCAGAAGTGGTACAGGACTTTATGAAGGATTGGACTGGCTTTCAAGGCAACTCGTGGCTGCTGGTGTCCTGGATGTGGCTTAG
- the LOC104146883 gene encoding E3 ubiquitin-protein ligase TRIM23 isoform X3 — MCSQHQVHAIEFVCLEEGCQASPLMCCVCKEYGKHQGHKHAVLEPEANQIRASILDMAHCIRTFTEEISDYSRKLVGIVQQIEGGEQIVEDGVGMAHTEHVPGTAENARSCVRAYFSDLHETLCRQEEMALSVVDAHVREKLIWLRQQQEDMTILLSQVSTACLHCEKTLQQDDCRVVLAKQEITRLLETLQKQQQQFTELADHIQLDASIPVTFTKDNRVHIGPKMEIRVVTLGLDGAGKTTILFKLKQDEFMQPIPTIGFNVETVEYKNLKFTIWDVGGKHKLRPLWKHYYLNTQAVVFVVDSSHRDRVSEAHSELAKLLTEKELRDALLLIFANKQDVAGALSVEEITELLSLHKLCCGRSWYIQGCDARSGTGLYEGLDWLSRQLVAAGVLDVA, encoded by the exons ATGTGCTcccagcaccaagtgcatgctattgagtttgtttgtttagaaGAGGGCTGTCAGGCCAGTCCACTCATGTGTTGTGTCTGTAAAGAATATGGGAAGCATCAAGGTCATAAG CATGCCGTCTTGGAACCAGAAGCAAACCAGATTCGTGCATCTATTTTAGACATGGCCCACTGTATAAGAACCTTCACAGAAGAAATTTCAGATTATTCCAGAAAATTAGTTGGAATTGTTCAGCAAATAGAAGGAGGAGAACAAATAGTTGAAGATGGAGTTGGAATGGCCCATACAGAAcat GTACCAGGGACTGCAGAGAATGCTCGCTCATGTGTCCGAGCCTATTTTTCTGATCTTCACGAAACCCTTTGTCGTCAGGAGGAAATGGCTCTTAGTGTTGTTGACGCTCATGTGAGAGAGAAGTTGATTTGGCTTAGACAACAGCAAGAAGACATGACAATCCTGTTGTCACAGGTTTCAACAGCTTGCCTTCATTGTGAAAAGACCTTACAGCAG gATGACTGCAGAGTAGTGTTGGCCAAACAGGAAATTACAAGACTACTGGAGACAttacaaaaacagcagcagcaatttaCAGAACTTGCAGATCACATACAGCTGGATGCTAGCATACCTGTCACTTTTACAAAG GACAACAGAGTACACATTGGACCAAAAATGGAGATTCGGGTTGTCACTTTAGGATTGGATGGAGCTGGCAAAACAACTATTTTGTTCAAGTTAAAGCAAGATGAATTCATGCAGCCGATTCCAACAATAG gttttaaCGTTGAAACAGTAGAATATAAGAATCTGAAGTTTACTATTTGGGATGTAGGAGGGAAGCACAAGTTGAGGCCCTTGTGGAAGCATTATTACCTCAATACACAAG cGGTGGTGTTCGTTGTTGATAGCAGTCATAGAGACAGGGTCAGCGAAGCACACAGCGAACTTGCAAAATTATTAACAGAGAAGGAATTGCGGGATGCCTTGCTGTTGATCTTTGCCAATAAGCAG GATGTAGCAGGTGCGCTTTCAGTGGAAGAAATTACAGAACTGCTGAGTCTCCACAAACTCTGCTGTGGCCGGAGCTGGTACATTCAGGGTTGTGATGCCAGAAGTGGTACAGGACTTTATGAAGGATTGGACTGGCTTTCAAGGCAACTCGTGGCTGCTGGTGTCCTGGATGTGGCTTAG
- the LOC104146883 gene encoding E3 ubiquitin-protein ligase TRIM23 isoform X2, with amino-acid sequence MAALGVNRVGAGAGLDASRGLSGSSSRGPAGAAVKVLECGVCEDVFSLQGDKVPRLLLCGHTVCHDCLTRLPLHGRAVRCPFDRQVTELGDSGVWGLKKNFALLELLERLQNGSAGQCGTTEEAIGLSGEHAVLEPEANQIRASILDMAHCIRTFTEEISDYSRKLVGIVQQIEGGEQIVEDGVGMAHTEHVPGTAENARSCVRAYFSDLHETLCRQEEMALSVVDAHVREKLIWLRQQQEDMTILLSQVSTACLHCEKTLQQDDCRVVLAKQEITRLLETLQKQQQQFTELADHIQLDASIPVTFTKDNRVHIGPKMEIRVVTLGLDGAGKTTILFKLKQDEFMQPIPTIGFNVETVEYKNLKFTIWDVGGKHKLRPLWKHYYLNTQAVVFVVDSSHRDRVSEAHSELAKLLTEKELRDALLLIFANKQDVAGALSVEEITELLSLHKLCCGRSWYIQGCDARSGTGLYEGLDWLSRQLVAAGVLDVA; translated from the exons ATGGCGGCCCTGGGTGTCAACAGGGTTGGGGCCGGTGCGGGGCTGGACGCCAGCCGGGGGctcagcggcagcagcagccgcggGCCGGCAGGCGCTGCCGTGAAG GTTCTTGAGTGTGGAGTCTGTGAAGATGTATTTTCTTTGCAAGGTGACAAAGTTCCCCGGCTGCTTTTGTGTGGCCATACTGTCTGCCATGACTGTCTTACCCGGCTTCCCCTTCATGGCAGAGCAGTTCGTTGTCCTTTTGATCGACAAGTTACTGAACTAG GAGATTCTGGTGTCTGGGGCTTGAAGAAGAATTTTGCTTTGTTGGAACTGCTGGAACGACTGCAGAATGGATCTGCTGGGCAGTGTGGGACGACAGAAGAAGCTATTGGCCTATCTGGAGAG CATGCCGTCTTGGAACCAGAAGCAAACCAGATTCGTGCATCTATTTTAGACATGGCCCACTGTATAAGAACCTTCACAGAAGAAATTTCAGATTATTCCAGAAAATTAGTTGGAATTGTTCAGCAAATAGAAGGAGGAGAACAAATAGTTGAAGATGGAGTTGGAATGGCCCATACAGAAcat GTACCAGGGACTGCAGAGAATGCTCGCTCATGTGTCCGAGCCTATTTTTCTGATCTTCACGAAACCCTTTGTCGTCAGGAGGAAATGGCTCTTAGTGTTGTTGACGCTCATGTGAGAGAGAAGTTGATTTGGCTTAGACAACAGCAAGAAGACATGACAATCCTGTTGTCACAGGTTTCAACAGCTTGCCTTCATTGTGAAAAGACCTTACAGCAG gATGACTGCAGAGTAGTGTTGGCCAAACAGGAAATTACAAGACTACTGGAGACAttacaaaaacagcagcagcaatttaCAGAACTTGCAGATCACATACAGCTGGATGCTAGCATACCTGTCACTTTTACAAAG GACAACAGAGTACACATTGGACCAAAAATGGAGATTCGGGTTGTCACTTTAGGATTGGATGGAGCTGGCAAAACAACTATTTTGTTCAAGTTAAAGCAAGATGAATTCATGCAGCCGATTCCAACAATAG gttttaaCGTTGAAACAGTAGAATATAAGAATCTGAAGTTTACTATTTGGGATGTAGGAGGGAAGCACAAGTTGAGGCCCTTGTGGAAGCATTATTACCTCAATACACAAG cGGTGGTGTTCGTTGTTGATAGCAGTCATAGAGACAGGGTCAGCGAAGCACACAGCGAACTTGCAAAATTATTAACAGAGAAGGAATTGCGGGATGCCTTGCTGTTGATCTTTGCCAATAAGCAG GATGTAGCAGGTGCGCTTTCAGTGGAAGAAATTACAGAACTGCTGAGTCTCCACAAACTCTGCTGTGGCCGGAGCTGGTACATTCAGGGTTGTGATGCCAGAAGTGGTACAGGACTTTATGAAGGATTGGACTGGCTTTCAAGGCAACTCGTGGCTGCTGGTGTCCTGGATGTGGCTTAG